The following proteins are encoded in a genomic region of Stutzerimonas balearica DSM 6083:
- the motD gene encoding flagellar motor protein MotD yields the protein MPRRRAAEEHENHERWLVSYADFITLLFAFFVVMYAISSVNEGKYKILSESLVGVFNQPDRAVKPIPIGEERPRTTDPARSQVDQPSGDSLLDQNASDPLQNIARSMREAFGDLIAKEQLTVRGNELWVEIELNSSLLFPSGDAIPNNAAFALIEKVAAILAPYENPVHVEGFTDNLPIATAKYPTNWELSAARASSIVRMLAADGVAPQRLAAVGYGEFQPAVSNDTVEGRARNRRVVLVVSRNLDVRRSVAGMGSNGRSGMQTAPAAGR from the coding sequence ATGCCACGCCGTCGCGCTGCCGAGGAACACGAAAACCACGAACGCTGGCTGGTGTCCTACGCGGACTTCATCACCCTGCTGTTCGCCTTCTTCGTGGTCATGTACGCGATCTCGTCGGTCAACGAGGGCAAGTACAAGATCCTTTCCGAGTCGCTGGTTGGCGTGTTCAATCAGCCGGATCGCGCGGTCAAGCCGATTCCGATCGGCGAAGAGCGCCCGCGTACCACCGACCCGGCACGCTCGCAGGTCGATCAGCCCTCGGGTGATTCGCTGCTCGACCAGAATGCTTCCGATCCGCTGCAGAACATTGCTCGAAGCATGCGCGAGGCCTTTGGCGACCTGATCGCCAAGGAGCAATTGACCGTTCGTGGCAATGAGCTATGGGTGGAAATCGAGCTCAATTCGAGCCTGCTGTTTCCCAGTGGCGATGCGATTCCCAACAACGCAGCCTTTGCCTTGATCGAGAAGGTCGCCGCCATCCTGGCCCCCTACGAAAACCCGGTGCACGTCGAAGGCTTCACCGACAACCTGCCGATCGCGACCGCCAAGTATCCGACCAACTGGGAGCTGTCGGCTGCGCGCGCGAGCAGCATCGTGCGCATGCTGGCGGCCGACGGTGTGGCGCCGCAACGGCTTGCCGCGGTTGGCTATGGGGAGTTCCAGCCCGCGGTATCGAACGATACGGTCGAAGGGCGAGCGCGCAATCGACGGGTCGTGCTGGTGGTTTCACGCAATCTGGACGTGCGTCGCAGCGTGGCGGGCATGGGCAGCAATGGCCGAAGTGGCATGCAAACTGCACCTGCGGCAGGCAGGTAG